Within Limnohabitans sp. 2KL-27, the genomic segment ATTTTTGAAGTTGAGCCAAGTGGCGCGGTCGGCCAACACATAGGCGCCCGAAGACGCCGCGATGTTCAAAGCCGGGCCCATGCCGCAGCCGCACTCTTTGTAGCCACTGCCTTTTTTCTCGGTTAAGTTGGCCATCTTCCAAAAACGCAGCTCGGCCGCGTGTGTGCCGCTCTTGTCACCGCGCGACACAAAGGCTGCGTTGCCTGTCGACAACTTGGCCAAGGCCGCCACAATGTCTTTGCCTTTGGTCGCCGCCGGGTCGGCCTTGGGGCCGATCAGCACAAAGTCGTTGTACATCACAGGCAAGCGCTTGAGGCCAAAACCATCGGCCACAAATTTGTCTTCGGCCACTTGGTCGTGCACAAACACCACATCGGCATCACCGCGCCGGGCCATGTCCAGCGCTTGGCCTGTGCCCAGGGCCACGACTTTCACATCCAAGCCGCTGGCCTTTTTGAAGGCGGGCAGCAGGTGCGCAAACAAGCCCGACTGCTCGGTCGAGGTGGTGGACGACATCACGATGGACTGGGCTTGTGCCGAAATTGAGGTGATCGAGGTGGTGGCCAAAACCGCACACACCAAGGCGCGACGGGTCATAGAAGATGGAAAGGTCATGAAAGTTCTCCTTGAACAAAAGCATGGGCTGCCGGGCTGTGTTCAGCCAGCAGTTCGGGGTTGAAAAAATCGGCCACAGGCAAGTCGGCCATCACATGACCGAACTCCAGATAAATGACGCGGGTGGCCAAGCGCTTGACTTGGCCCAGGTTGTGGCTGGCCCAGACCAAGGTCAAGGGCCGTTCTGGCGCACAGGCAAATTCGGCCATCAGGGCTTCGACTTCGCGTTTGGCATGCGGGTCCAGGCTGGCCGTGGGTTCATCCAGCAGCAGCACATCGGGGTGCCGCGCCCAAGCGCGGGCTAAGGCCAAGCGCTGCTGCTGCCCGCCCGACAACTGGCGGCCGTTTTGCTGCGCCACAGACTGCAAACCCACGCGCTCCATGGCCTGGAGCGCCAGCGCTTTGGCGGCAGACCAAGACAGGCCCCGTGCGCGGTCCAGCCACAAGCCCAGCGCCACGTTGTTCTGTGCCGACAGACGCAACAAATGCGGCCTTTGGAACAACATGGCCTGGCGCATTCCCGGTGCTTGCAGCACCTGGCCTTGCGTGGGCGGCACCAAACCATGCAAGGTGCGCAGCA encodes:
- a CDS encoding substrate-binding domain-containing protein, translated to MTRRALVCAVLATTSITSISAQAQSIVMSSTTSTEQSGLFAHLLPAFKKASGLDVKVVALGTGQALDMARRGDADVVFVHDQVAEDKFVADGFGLKRLPVMYNDFVLIGPKADPAATKGKDIVAALAKLSTGNAAFVSRGDKSGTHAAELRFWKMANLTEKKGSGYKECGCGMGPALNIAASSGAYVLADRATWLNFKNRADLAILVEGDQRLFNQYGVMVVNPAKHAHVKQADAQKFVDWITSAAGQGVIADYKIGGEQLFFPNAGK
- a CDS encoding ATP-binding cassette domain-containing protein, producing the protein MSTVQISLNAVSVHLGAQAALTGVSLRIEAGERVALVGANGSGKSTLLRTLHGLVPPTQGQVLQAPGMRQAMLFQRPHLLRLSAQNNVALGLWLDRARGLSWSAAKALALQAMERVGLQSVAQQNGRQLSGGQQQRLALARAWARHPDVLLLDEPTASLDPHAKREVEALMAEFACAPERPLTLVWASHNLGQVKRLATRVIYLEFGHVMADLPVADFFNPELLAEHSPAAHAFVQGELS